A part of Homoserinibacter sp. YIM 151385 genomic DNA contains:
- a CDS encoding FecCD family ABC transporter permease, with the protein MTATRAEPQRAAATVGRAARRIRIGAVAAVLAGAIVLAIVVSAGAGQLALAPGETLRVLLAGPDAASAGHGIDPASAGAVWTIRVPRILLAALVGAALAVSGGLMQAVFANPLADPGVVGVSAGAALGAALAIVLGWTALGSWTVAAAAFVAALGTTLFVVATARAEGRTEVVTLVLTGIAITAFSGAGLALMTFLGDTTTREQIVFWQLGTLGGTRWHELAVLAPIALLGIVAAVLLGRRLDALALGEREAGHLGVDVERLRTMTIVLVALLTGTAVAFTGIIGFVGLVVPHIVRMAIGPAHRPLLAVSALGGALLVLAADTTARTVVPGAELPIGMLTTLIGGPYFFYLLRRMRRATGSWA; encoded by the coding sequence GTGACCGCGACCAGAGCCGAGCCGCAGCGCGCCGCCGCGACCGTCGGCCGGGCCGCCCGCCGCATCCGCATCGGCGCGGTCGCCGCCGTGCTCGCCGGGGCCATCGTCCTCGCGATCGTCGTCTCGGCGGGTGCCGGGCAGCTGGCGCTCGCACCGGGGGAGACGCTCCGCGTGCTCCTCGCCGGGCCCGATGCCGCATCCGCCGGGCACGGCATCGACCCGGCCTCGGCGGGCGCCGTCTGGACCATCCGCGTGCCCCGCATCCTCCTCGCCGCCCTCGTCGGCGCGGCGCTCGCCGTGAGCGGCGGACTCATGCAGGCCGTGTTCGCGAACCCGCTCGCCGACCCCGGCGTCGTCGGGGTCTCGGCGGGTGCCGCGCTCGGCGCCGCCCTCGCGATCGTCCTCGGCTGGACGGCGCTCGGCAGCTGGACGGTCGCCGCGGCCGCCTTCGTCGCCGCCCTCGGCACCACACTCTTCGTCGTCGCGACCGCCCGCGCCGAGGGCCGCACCGAGGTCGTCACGCTCGTGCTCACCGGCATCGCGATCACCGCCTTCTCGGGCGCCGGCCTCGCCCTCATGACCTTCCTCGGCGACACGACGACCCGCGAGCAGATCGTGTTCTGGCAGCTCGGCACCCTCGGCGGCACGCGCTGGCACGAGCTCGCGGTCCTCGCCCCGATCGCGCTGCTCGGCATCGTCGCCGCCGTCCTGCTCGGGCGCCGACTGGACGCCCTCGCGCTCGGCGAGCGGGAGGCGGGGCATCTCGGCGTCGACGTCGAGCGCCTCCGCACCATGACGATCGTGCTCGTCGCGCTCCTCACCGGCACCGCCGTCGCCTTCACCGGGATCATCGGCTTCGTCGGGCTCGTCGTGCCGCACATCGTGCGCATGGCGATCGGCCCCGCGCACCGCCCCCTCCTCGCCGTCTCGGCCCTCGGCGGGGCGCTCCTCGTGCTCGCCGCCGACACGACCGCGCGGACCGTCGTGCCGGGCGCCGAGCTGCCGATCGGGATGCTCACGACCCTCATCGGCGGGCCCTACTTCTTCTACCTCCTGCGTCGGATGCGCCGCGCGACGGGATCCTGGGCGTGA
- a CDS encoding gamma-glutamylcyclotransferase family protein: MTHALFSFGTLRLDRVQQALFGRAVPTTPDALAGARLGEVRITDPAVIAASGTDLHPGLLLDADAGSRVEGAVLELDDAELAAADRYEEAAYRRVEVALVSGRAAWVYVPKAPPEG, from the coding sequence ATGACGCACGCGCTCTTCTCCTTCGGCACCCTCCGGCTCGATCGCGTGCAGCAGGCGCTGTTCGGCCGCGCCGTCCCGACGACGCCGGACGCGCTCGCGGGCGCCCGGCTCGGGGAGGTGCGGATCACCGACCCGGCCGTCATCGCCGCGAGCGGGACCGACCTCCACCCTGGCCTTCTCCTCGATGCGGACGCCGGATCGCGCGTCGAGGGCGCCGTGCTCGAGCTCGACGATGCCGAGCTCGCGGCGGCGGACCGCTACGAGGAGGCCGCCTACCGCCGCGTCGAGGTCGCGCTCGTCTCGGGTCGCGCCGCCTGGGTCTACGTGCCGAAGGCGCCGCCGGAGGGCTGA
- a CDS encoding heme ABC transporter ATP-binding protein → MSAAEPVEPVATAHAASGIQARGIVVRRGGRVVLDGADLVLRPGELLAVVGPNGSGKSTLLEVLAGDRAPEAGEVLLDGMPLAGVAVPERARRRAVMTQHQRVAFAFRVREVVALARAPWRGRPESAGDERAVAEGLARADAEHLAERAVTELSGGEGARVALARALAQESPTILLDEPTASLDLAHQEAVLGVLRAAARAGSAVLVVLHDLDAAAAYADRIAILSGGRIVADGPPAEALDETLLERVYGWPVRVAPEPSGRLGVRPVRA, encoded by the coding sequence GTGAGCGCCGCGGAGCCCGTCGAGCCGGTCGCCACGGCGCATGCCGCGAGCGGCATCCAGGCGCGGGGGATCGTCGTGCGCCGCGGCGGGCGGGTCGTCCTCGACGGCGCGGACCTCGTGCTCCGGCCCGGCGAGCTGCTCGCCGTCGTGGGACCCAACGGCAGCGGCAAGTCGACGCTGCTCGAGGTGCTCGCGGGCGATCGCGCCCCCGAGGCGGGCGAGGTGCTGCTCGACGGGATGCCGCTCGCGGGCGTCGCGGTGCCGGAGCGCGCGCGGCGGCGGGCCGTCATGACGCAGCACCAACGCGTCGCCTTCGCGTTCCGCGTGCGGGAGGTCGTCGCGCTCGCGCGCGCGCCCTGGCGGGGGAGGCCGGAGTCGGCGGGCGACGAGCGCGCCGTCGCCGAGGGGCTCGCGCGTGCCGACGCCGAGCACCTCGCGGAGCGCGCCGTGACCGAGCTCTCCGGCGGCGAGGGCGCGCGCGTCGCGCTCGCGCGGGCGCTCGCGCAGGAGTCGCCGACGATCCTGCTCGACGAGCCCACCGCATCCCTCGACCTCGCGCACCAGGAGGCCGTGCTCGGCGTGCTCCGTGCGGCGGCGCGTGCCGGGTCGGCGGTGCTGGTCGTGCTGCACGACCTGGATGCCGCGGCGGCCTACGCGGACCGGATCGCGATCCTCTCGGGCGGCCGGATCGTCGCCGACGGCCCGCCGGCGGAGGCGCTCGACGAGACGCTGCTCGAGCGCGTCTACGGCTGGCCGGTGCGCGTCGCGCCCGAGCCCTCCGGCCGGCTCGGCGTGCGGCCGGTGCGGGCCTAG
- a CDS encoding glutamine amidotransferase yields the protein MPRPFLLVTTRDDDVAARGERELFLRLMGLEPERLEHVRAEQAPLPSIDPADYAGILLAGSPYTSTDPVESKSAAQLRVEHEVAELLDRVIAADAPFLGACWGIGTLGLHQGATIDRRFGEQTAAVPITLTPEGEADPLFGRLPRVFDAFVGHKEAVSELPPHAVLLATGAACPVQAFRVGTHQYATQFHPELDATAMLARVALYRTSGYFPADEVDAVAARVAAADVRASHLVLRGFAERYAG from the coding sequence GTGCCCCGCCCCTTCCTCCTCGTGACGACGCGCGACGACGACGTCGCCGCGCGCGGCGAGCGGGAGCTCTTCCTGCGGCTCATGGGCCTCGAGCCCGAGCGGCTGGAGCACGTCCGCGCCGAGCAGGCGCCGCTGCCGTCGATCGATCCCGCCGACTACGCCGGCATCCTCCTCGCGGGCAGCCCATACACCTCCACCGATCCCGTCGAGTCGAAGAGCGCGGCGCAGCTGCGGGTCGAGCACGAGGTGGCGGAGCTCCTCGACCGCGTGATCGCGGCCGACGCGCCCTTCCTCGGCGCCTGCTGGGGCATCGGCACGCTCGGACTCCACCAGGGCGCCACGATCGACCGACGCTTCGGCGAGCAGACCGCCGCCGTGCCGATCACGCTCACCCCCGAGGGCGAGGCGGACCCGCTGTTCGGCCGCCTCCCCCGCGTCTTCGACGCCTTCGTCGGGCACAAGGAGGCCGTGAGCGAGCTGCCCCCGCACGCCGTCCTCCTCGCGACGGGCGCCGCCTGCCCGGTGCAGGCGTTCCGGGTCGGCACCCACCAGTACGCGACCCAGTTCCATCCCGAGCTCGATGCGACCGCGATGCTCGCCCGCGTCGCGCTCTACCGCACGAGCGGCTACTTCCCCGCGGACGAGGTGGATGCGGTCGCGGCCCGGGTGGCCGCGGCGGACGTGCGCGCGTCCCACCTCGTGCTGCGCGGCTTCGCGGAGCGATACGCAGGCTGA
- a CDS encoding lysophospholipid acyltransferase family protein: MARDRFTSRSQAAARFVAQRGLLKAVVWTITRVTVIGREQLKGVDSSYVVVANHSSHLDAPLIQGAIPRRLGRYLAAGAAADYFFDVWWRRRLTALFFNAFPVDRTGAAKRSVSAKELLRRGVPLLVFPEGTRTRSGRIAAFKPGAAALAASAEVPVLPVAIIGAYEAHPRGSKWPKPGRLPIGVVFGAPMRPLPGETPVDFTTRIRDAILAMHAEHASRILGRPAAPHDPDTTRGDPA; this comes from the coding sequence ATGGCGCGTGACCGCTTCACGTCCCGCTCGCAAGCCGCCGCGCGCTTCGTCGCCCAGCGCGGCCTGCTCAAGGCGGTCGTCTGGACGATCACCAGGGTCACCGTGATCGGCCGCGAGCAGCTCAAGGGCGTCGACTCCTCCTACGTCGTCGTCGCGAACCACAGCTCGCACCTCGACGCCCCGCTCATCCAGGGCGCCATCCCGCGTCGACTCGGCCGCTACCTCGCGGCCGGCGCCGCCGCCGACTACTTCTTCGACGTGTGGTGGCGCCGTCGGCTGACGGCCCTCTTCTTCAACGCCTTCCCGGTCGACCGCACCGGCGCCGCGAAGCGGAGCGTCAGCGCGAAGGAGCTCCTCAGGCGCGGCGTCCCGCTCCTCGTCTTCCCCGAGGGCACGCGCACCCGCTCGGGGCGGATCGCCGCCTTCAAGCCGGGCGCCGCCGCCCTCGCCGCGTCCGCCGAGGTTCCGGTCCTCCCCGTCGCGATCATCGGCGCCTACGAGGCGCACCCGCGCGGCTCGAAGTGGCCGAAGCCCGGCCGCCTCCCCATCGGCGTCGTCTTCGGGGCGCCCATGCGCCCGCTGCCCGGCGAGACGCCCGTCGATTTCACGACCCGCATCCGCGATGCGATCCTGGCCATGCACGCCGAGCACGCGAGCCGCATCCTCGGCCGCCCGGCCGCACCCCACGACCCCGACACCACCCGAGGAGATCCCGCGTGA
- a CDS encoding YdeI/OmpD-associated family protein: MSSFAEKPLLPFTTPAEWEAYLAGSPDPDGVRLLIRKKGAVDPGLTRQEALDVALCHGWIDGQAGSHDTQFSVQAFTPRRRASPWSIVNREHVVRLIEEGRMRPAGQAEIDRAKADGRWDAAYRQKGVETPADLQAAIDADPAAAAAWAALGSTARWPFIFRLTSLKRAETRERRVREYAALLAAGRTLR, encoded by the coding sequence ATGTCCTCCTTCGCCGAGAAGCCGCTGCTGCCGTTCACGACGCCGGCGGAGTGGGAGGCGTACCTCGCGGGCTCGCCGGATCCCGACGGCGTGCGGCTCCTGATCCGCAAGAAGGGCGCCGTCGATCCGGGCCTCACGCGGCAGGAGGCCCTGGATGTCGCCCTCTGCCACGGCTGGATCGACGGCCAGGCGGGCAGCCACGACACGCAGTTCTCGGTGCAGGCCTTCACGCCCCGTCGCCGCGCCAGCCCGTGGTCGATCGTCAACCGGGAGCACGTCGTGCGCCTCATCGAGGAGGGGCGGATGCGGCCGGCCGGCCAGGCGGAGATCGACCGCGCGAAGGCCGACGGGCGCTGGGATGCCGCCTACCGCCAGAAGGGCGTCGAGACCCCGGCCGATCTGCAGGCGGCGATCGACGCGGATCCCGCCGCGGCGGCCGCGTGGGCGGCGCTGGGCTCGACGGCGCGCTGGCCGTTCATCTTCCGGCTGACCTCGCTGAAGCGCGCCGAGACGCGCGAGCGACGGGTCCGCGAGTACGCGGCGCTGCTCGCGGCGGGCCGCACGCTGCGCTGA
- a CDS encoding DUF2087 domain-containing protein, translating into MPAGAIRVLGALADPARLRCLAALQGAVPEGLGFAALAAELGMPESRVRKLVAVLAGAGLVEPGRAGVVAVAGAVAAAREAALAELPLGSLAAEEPRLRTVAPDGIVERLPVDAALRRELTERIAAVLPRFERASEDELMTMLAPITTDPALVRRELVDQGLLERSADGAEYRRP; encoded by the coding sequence ATGCCGGCGGGCGCGATCCGGGTCCTCGGAGCGCTCGCCGACCCCGCGCGCCTGCGCTGCCTCGCCGCCCTCCAGGGCGCCGTGCCGGAGGGCCTCGGCTTCGCCGCCCTCGCCGCGGAGCTCGGGATGCCGGAGTCGCGAGTGCGCAAGCTCGTCGCCGTGCTGGCGGGCGCCGGCCTCGTCGAGCCGGGACGTGCCGGCGTGGTCGCGGTCGCCGGTGCGGTCGCGGCCGCACGGGAGGCGGCGCTCGCCGAGCTGCCGCTCGGCTCGCTCGCCGCCGAGGAGCCCCGGCTCCGGACGGTCGCGCCCGACGGGATCGTCGAGCGGCTGCCCGTCGACGCGGCGCTCCGTCGCGAGCTCACCGAGCGCATCGCCGCCGTCCTTCCGCGCTTCGAGCGCGCGAGCGAGGACGAGCTGATGACGATGCTCGCGCCGATCACGACCGACCCTGCGCTCGTCCGCCGCGAGCTCGTCGACCAGGGGCTCCTGGAGCGCTCCGCGGACGGCGCCGAGTACCGCCGGCCCTGA
- a CDS encoding SDR family oxidoreductase gives MTPKRAKIDLGEAHVLLTGATGFVGQAVLERLLADHPGTRISILVRGKGSQTGQDRLRQLMRKPVFKAWRERLGTEAADAAVAARVNVLEGSMTSIPPLPADLDVVIHSASTVSFDPPIHEAFDTNVNGAVSLYSALREAGGDPSVVHVSTCYVGGLRRGVVPEAKLEHEVDWRREWESARSAHDGTELASREPAALEGFIAEATRRHGKEGPIAVARASEALRVAWVREQLVEAGRLRARSLGWTDVYTLTKAMAERAAEEMWGEDGHRLAVIRPAIIESALQHPFPGWIDGFKVADPLILAYGRGQLPEFPGLPDSILDLIPVDFVVNAIIAAAANPVKRNAPEYFHIASGASNPLPFHRMFQNVREYYLANPMPKGDGVIEVPDWSFSGERKFNRGVALAKRKAELSELWLRRLPNDDRKRAKEAELAKLKAGIDTLGNFTDLYRAYVRTEIIFDDRQTRALDAALPARHREDRGFDVERIDWEDYLQRVHFPAITDMTRAYQRRKQSAAVPASARPRKALAERSDVVAVFDLEGTVVESNIVEQYLWVRSAGYRKAAWPKEVVNLLGSLPGYLRAERRDRGEFIRAFLRRYKGMPVRRLEKIVERGYADTMLRHTSAEAVERILEHRAAGHRTVLVTGSIGLLASPLAALFDEVVASSMHERNGLLTGYLAKPPLVDEARAAWLVQYADRHGLDLAGSYGYGDNHSDLSWLSLVGNPTAINPDSELSREAHRRQWSIHRWRSGGAGVRRDVIAAKAARKD, from the coding sequence GTGACCCCCAAGCGCGCCAAGATCGATCTCGGCGAGGCCCACGTCCTCCTCACGGGGGCGACCGGCTTCGTCGGCCAGGCGGTGCTCGAGCGCCTCCTCGCCGACCACCCCGGCACCCGCATCTCGATCCTGGTGCGCGGCAAGGGCAGCCAGACCGGCCAGGACCGCCTGCGCCAGCTCATGCGCAAGCCGGTCTTCAAGGCCTGGCGCGAGCGCCTCGGCACCGAGGCGGCCGATGCGGCGGTCGCCGCGCGCGTGAACGTGCTCGAGGGCAGCATGACGAGCATCCCGCCCCTCCCCGCCGACCTCGACGTCGTCATCCACTCCGCCTCCACGGTGTCCTTCGACCCGCCCATCCACGAGGCCTTCGACACGAACGTCAACGGCGCCGTCTCGCTCTACTCGGCGCTCCGCGAGGCCGGCGGCGACCCCAGCGTCGTGCACGTCTCCACCTGCTACGTCGGGGGGCTCCGCCGCGGCGTCGTGCCGGAGGCGAAGCTCGAGCACGAGGTGGACTGGCGCCGGGAGTGGGAGTCGGCCCGCAGCGCGCACGACGGCACCGAGCTCGCCTCGCGCGAGCCCGCCGCCCTCGAGGGCTTCATCGCGGAGGCCACCCGCCGGCACGGCAAGGAGGGCCCCATCGCGGTCGCCCGCGCCAGCGAGGCGCTCCGCGTCGCGTGGGTGCGCGAGCAGCTCGTGGAGGCCGGCCGGCTCCGGGCGCGTAGCCTCGGCTGGACGGACGTCTACACCCTGACCAAGGCGATGGCGGAGCGCGCCGCCGAGGAGATGTGGGGCGAGGACGGCCACCGTCTCGCCGTCATCCGACCGGCGATCATCGAGAGCGCCCTGCAGCATCCCTTCCCCGGATGGATCGACGGCTTCAAGGTCGCCGACCCGCTGATCCTCGCCTACGGCCGCGGCCAGCTGCCCGAGTTCCCCGGCCTCCCCGACTCGATCCTCGACCTCATCCCGGTCGACTTCGTCGTCAACGCGATCATCGCGGCGGCGGCGAACCCGGTGAAGCGGAACGCGCCGGAGTACTTCCACATCGCCTCCGGCGCCTCGAACCCGCTGCCCTTCCACCGCATGTTCCAGAACGTGCGCGAGTACTACCTGGCGAACCCGATGCCGAAGGGCGACGGCGTCATCGAGGTCCCCGACTGGTCCTTCTCGGGCGAGCGGAAGTTCAACCGCGGGGTCGCCCTCGCGAAGCGCAAGGCGGAGCTCTCCGAGCTGTGGCTGCGCCGCCTCCCCAACGACGACCGGAAGCGGGCCAAGGAGGCCGAGCTCGCGAAGCTCAAGGCCGGCATCGACACGCTCGGCAACTTCACCGACCTCTACCGCGCCTACGTGCGGACCGAGATCATCTTCGACGACCGCCAGACGCGCGCCCTCGACGCCGCCCTCCCGGCGAGGCACCGTGAGGACCGCGGCTTCGACGTCGAGCGCATCGACTGGGAGGACTACCTCCAGCGGGTGCACTTCCCGGCGATCACCGACATGACGCGCGCCTACCAGCGCCGCAAGCAGTCCGCGGCCGTGCCCGCCTCCGCCCGCCCGCGGAAGGCGCTCGCGGAGCGCTCGGACGTCGTCGCCGTGTTCGACCTCGAGGGCACCGTCGTCGAGTCGAACATCGTCGAGCAGTACCTCTGGGTGCGCTCGGCGGGCTACCGCAAGGCGGCCTGGCCGAAGGAGGTCGTCAACCTCCTCGGCTCGCTCCCCGGATACCTGCGCGCCGAGCGCCGCGATCGCGGCGAGTTCATCCGCGCCTTCCTGCGCCGCTACAAGGGGATGCCGGTCCGCCGCCTCGAGAAGATCGTCGAGCGCGGCTACGCGGACACGATGCTCCGCCACACGAGCGCGGAGGCCGTGGAGCGCATCCTCGAGCACCGCGCCGCGGGCCACCGCACCGTCCTCGTGACGGGCTCGATCGGCCTCCTCGCCTCCCCCCTCGCGGCGCTCTTCGACGAGGTCGTCGCCTCGAGCATGCACGAGCGCAACGGGCTGCTCACCGGCTACCTCGCGAAGCCGCCGCTCGTCGACGAGGCGCGCGCCGCCTGGCTCGTGCAGTACGCCGATCGCCACGGCCTCGACCTGGCCGGCTCGTACGGCTACGGCGACAACCACTCCGATCTCTCGTGGCTCTCGCTGGTCGGGAACCCCACCGCGATCAACCCCGACTCCGAACTCTCTCGTGAGGCCCACCGCCGCCAGTGGTCGATCCACCGCTGGCGATCCGGCGGAGCAGGGGTCCGACGTGATGTGATCGCTGCGAAGGCAGCACGGAAGGACTAG
- a CDS encoding ferritin-like domain-containing protein — translation MAFDIDKYTKNSVGVQWADLDFDEFDRDPLPESTLRTLRYMCDIEYHTVCYMRDMLTTPSHNEPEVGAFMTMWNREEFWHGEALAAVLDRHGITVDFDQLKATRLKLGWKDRLDPIKQSLMGKLVGMDFVAVHMAWGAANEWSANAAYHRLAAMESHPTLSPLLKRIAQQETKHVAFYASQARDRLAKSKKARVIARFALNNAWGPVGSGVMDDDEVTHVMGHLFAGPEGRKLIRDIDAHIAKLPGLDGLTIVENSLEKRGIRG, via the coding sequence ATGGCGTTCGACATCGACAAGTACACGAAGAACTCGGTCGGCGTGCAGTGGGCCGATCTGGACTTCGACGAGTTCGATCGAGACCCCCTGCCCGAGTCGACCCTGCGCACCCTCCGCTACATGTGCGACATCGAGTACCACACGGTCTGCTACATGCGCGACATGCTCACGACCCCCTCGCACAACGAGCCCGAGGTGGGCGCGTTCATGACCATGTGGAACCGCGAGGAGTTCTGGCACGGCGAGGCGCTCGCCGCGGTGCTCGACCGGCACGGCATCACGGTCGACTTCGACCAGCTCAAGGCGACGCGCCTCAAGCTCGGCTGGAAGGACCGCCTCGACCCGATCAAGCAGAGCCTCATGGGCAAGCTCGTCGGCATGGACTTCGTGGCGGTCCACATGGCGTGGGGCGCCGCGAACGAGTGGTCGGCGAACGCCGCGTACCACCGCCTCGCCGCGATGGAGTCGCACCCCACCCTGTCGCCGCTGCTCAAGCGCATCGCGCAGCAGGAGACGAAGCACGTCGCCTTCTACGCCTCGCAGGCGCGCGACCGCCTCGCGAAGTCGAAGAAGGCGCGCGTCATCGCGCGGTTCGCGCTCAACAACGCCTGGGGCCCGGTCGGCTCCGGTGTCATGGACGACGACGAGGTCACGCACGTCATGGGCCACCTCTTCGCCGGCCCCGAGGGGCGCAAGCTCATCCGCGACATCGACGCGCACATCGCGAAGCTGCCGGGCCTCGACGGCCTCACGATCGTCGAGAACTCGCTCGAGAAGCGCGGGATCCGGGGCTGA
- a CDS encoding SDR family NAD(P)-dependent oxidoreductase yields MGTALVTGGTSGIGAAFARALAARGHDLVLVARDEARLEETAAELRATGRHVEVLSADLSVRADVDRVAARIEDPSRPVDLLVNNAGFGVHWKLTASDVEVHDRAMEVMVRAVLVLGGAAGRAMRERGHGAIVNVSSTAGFITMGAYSAIKAWVTSYTEGLSNELHGTGVTVTALCPGWVRTEFHQRAGIRSSSIPESLWLDADALVATSLRDVDRGRVISMPSIRYRVLIWFTRHLPRTTVRWISRRISSSRA; encoded by the coding sequence ATGGGAACTGCGCTCGTCACGGGCGGGACCTCGGGCATCGGCGCGGCCTTCGCGCGGGCGCTCGCGGCCCGCGGCCACGACCTCGTCCTCGTCGCGCGCGACGAGGCCCGCCTCGAGGAGACCGCGGCCGAGCTGCGCGCGACCGGCCGCCACGTGGAGGTGCTCTCGGCCGACCTCTCGGTGCGCGCCGACGTGGATCGCGTCGCCGCCCGCATCGAGGACCCGTCCAGGCCCGTCGACCTGCTCGTCAACAACGCCGGCTTCGGCGTGCACTGGAAGCTCACCGCGAGCGACGTCGAGGTGCACGACCGCGCCATGGAGGTCATGGTGCGCGCGGTGCTCGTCCTCGGCGGCGCCGCGGGGCGCGCCATGCGCGAGCGCGGGCACGGCGCGATCGTCAACGTCTCGAGCACGGCCGGCTTCATCACGATGGGCGCATACTCGGCCATCAAGGCCTGGGTGACCTCCTACACGGAGGGGCTCTCGAACGAGCTCCACGGCACGGGCGTCACCGTGACGGCCCTCTGCCCCGGCTGGGTTCGCACGGAGTTCCATCAGCGGGCCGGCATCCGCTCGTCGAGCATCCCCGAGTCGCTCTGGCTGGATGCGGACGCGCTCGTCGCGACCTCGCTGCGGGATGTGGACCGGGGCCGGGTGATCTCCATGCCGAGTATTCGGTACCGGGTGCTCATCTGGTTCACCCGCCATCTCCCGCGCACGACGGTCCGCTGGATCTCGCGCCGCATCTCCTCCTCGCGAGCCTGA